The Streptomyces sp. HUAS CB01 genome has a segment encoding these proteins:
- a CDS encoding ABC transporter permease has protein sequence MNELWTYLEANWTQIRGWTLTTLWLAAVPVVAGLVLALPCGWLAHRYRWAHGPFVSAMSIVYTVPSLVMFLVLPELLGTKILDPVNVVAALTLYTFALLVRTVADGLASVPAHTLATAAAMGHTARQRLLSVQLPLAVPVIGAGVRVAAVSNASLVSVASVVGTSQLGQLFIAGNNVGSLAPIILGLVFFVTIALAFDLIIVITTRLLTPWHRAVAS, from the coding sequence ATGAACGAGCTGTGGACCTACCTGGAAGCCAACTGGACCCAGATCCGGGGCTGGACGCTGACCACCCTGTGGCTGGCAGCCGTACCGGTCGTGGCCGGCCTCGTGCTTGCTCTGCCCTGCGGATGGCTCGCCCACCGCTATCGGTGGGCCCACGGTCCCTTCGTCTCCGCCATGAGCATCGTGTACACGGTCCCGTCCCTGGTCATGTTCCTTGTCCTGCCCGAACTGCTGGGCACCAAGATCCTTGATCCTGTCAACGTCGTCGCCGCACTGACGCTGTACACCTTCGCGCTGCTGGTGCGGACCGTGGCCGACGGGCTGGCCTCAGTGCCCGCACACACCCTGGCAACGGCCGCGGCGATGGGGCACACGGCAAGGCAGCGGCTGCTCTCCGTGCAACTGCCCCTGGCCGTACCGGTGATCGGGGCCGGGGTGCGGGTGGCTGCCGTATCCAACGCCAGCCTCGTCTCGGTCGCATCGGTGGTCGGAACCTCCCAGCTGGGCCAGTTGTTCATCGCAGGAAACAACGTCGGTTCGCTCGCCCCGATCATTCTCGGGCTGGTCTTCTTCGTGACCATCGCCCTGGCCTTCGACCTGATCATCGTCATCACCACCCGGCTTCTCACTCCCTGGCACAGGGCAGTAGCCTCATGA